The following proteins are co-located in the Micromonospora coriariae genome:
- a CDS encoding glutathione S-transferase family protein, with the protein MARAQFSAETSGGGAFVRQPNRFTGRVTPDSTSPPGGGPDEHDRWPLEADRYRLIWCRACPWAHRARIVRGLLGLDDAISLGTVDPIRDERGWAFALDPDGFDPVLGVSFLSEAYLATDPDYTGRVTVPALVDTLTGRVVTNDYPQLTLDLSTEWRRLHAPDAPDLYPAGLRPEMDALMAEIHTDVNNGVYRCGFATSQEAYDEAFRALFARLDALSERLAGQRYLMGDTITEADVRLFTTLVRFDAAYHGHFKCNRHKLTEMPVLWAYARDLFQTPGFGETVDFDHIKRHYYGTHREINPSGIVPLGPDESGWTTPHGRG; encoded by the coding sequence ATGGCTCGGGCCCAGTTCAGCGCAGAGACCAGCGGCGGCGGCGCGTTCGTCCGCCAGCCCAACCGGTTCACCGGCCGGGTCACCCCGGACTCGACCTCTCCCCCCGGCGGCGGCCCGGACGAGCACGACCGCTGGCCGCTGGAGGCCGACCGCTACCGGCTGATCTGGTGCCGCGCCTGCCCCTGGGCGCACCGGGCCCGGATCGTGCGCGGCCTGCTCGGTCTGGACGACGCGATCTCGCTGGGCACCGTCGACCCGATCCGGGACGAGCGGGGCTGGGCGTTCGCCCTGGACCCGGACGGCTTCGACCCGGTCCTCGGCGTCAGCTTCCTCTCCGAGGCGTACCTGGCCACCGACCCGGACTACACCGGCCGGGTGACCGTGCCGGCGCTGGTCGACACGCTGACCGGTCGGGTGGTCACCAACGACTACCCGCAGCTAACCCTCGACCTCTCCACCGAGTGGCGGCGGCTGCACGCCCCCGACGCGCCGGATCTGTACCCGGCCGGGCTTCGCCCCGAGATGGACGCGCTGATGGCCGAGATCCACACCGACGTCAACAACGGCGTCTACCGGTGCGGCTTCGCCACCTCACAGGAGGCGTACGACGAGGCGTTCCGGGCGCTCTTCGCCCGGCTGGACGCGCTCTCCGAGCGGCTGGCCGGGCAGCGCTACCTGATGGGCGACACGATCACCGAGGCCGACGTGCGGCTGTTCACCACGCTGGTCCGCTTCGACGCCGCGTACCACGGGCACTTCAAGTGCAACCGGCACAAGCTGACCGAGATGCCGGTGCTCTGGGCGTACGCCCGGGACCTGTTCCAGACCCCGGGCTTCGGCGAGACGGTGGACTTCGACCACATCAAGCGGCACTACTACGGCACCCACCGGGAGATCAATCCGAGCGGCATCGTGCCGCTCGGGCCAGACGAGTCCGGCTGGACCACGCCGCACGGGCGTGGCTGA
- a CDS encoding NADH:flavin oxidoreductase/NADH oxidase has product MSSLFTPLALRAVTLPNRIAMAPMCQYTAGPDGLPTDWHLIHLGSRAVGGVGLVLTEATAVLPEGRISPQDTGLWSGAHVDAWRPVTAFVADHGAVPAVQLAHAGFKASTYRPWAPSRGGVPDGEGGWTPVGPGSEPFVADYRVPTALDAAGITRVVEAFATAAERALAAGFAAVEIHAAHGYLLHEFLSPLTNHRTDSYGGDRAARMRLTLEVARAVRAAVGENVPVLTRISATDWVEGGWTIEDSVVLAGELAGAGVDLVDASSGGVRQDARIPLGPGYQVPLAARIRREAGVPTGAVGLIVEPEQAEQIVAGGEADLVLLGRELLRDPYWPRRAAAKLGVAYTGPAQYARAA; this is encoded by the coding sequence ATGAGCTCCCTGTTCACGCCGCTGGCCCTGCGCGCGGTCACCCTGCCCAACCGGATCGCCATGGCGCCGATGTGCCAGTACACCGCCGGTCCGGACGGCCTACCCACCGACTGGCACCTGATCCACCTCGGCAGCCGGGCGGTCGGCGGGGTCGGGCTCGTGCTGACCGAGGCGACCGCCGTGCTGCCGGAGGGCCGGATCAGCCCGCAGGACACCGGGCTGTGGTCCGGCGCGCACGTGGACGCGTGGCGGCCGGTGACCGCGTTCGTCGCCGATCACGGCGCGGTGCCCGCCGTACAGCTCGCGCACGCGGGTTTCAAGGCCTCCACGTACCGGCCGTGGGCCCCGAGCCGCGGCGGCGTGCCGGATGGCGAGGGCGGCTGGACGCCGGTCGGCCCCGGGTCCGAGCCGTTCGTCGCCGACTACCGGGTGCCGACCGCCCTCGACGCGGCCGGCATCACCCGCGTGGTCGAAGCGTTCGCCACCGCCGCCGAACGCGCCCTGGCAGCCGGCTTCGCGGCCGTGGAGATCCACGCCGCGCACGGCTACCTGCTGCATGAGTTCCTCTCGCCGCTCACCAACCACCGCACCGACTCCTACGGCGGTGACCGGGCCGCCCGGATGCGACTCACCCTGGAGGTGGCCCGCGCGGTGCGCGCCGCGGTCGGCGAGAACGTCCCGGTGCTCACCCGGATCTCCGCCACCGACTGGGTCGAGGGTGGCTGGACGATCGAGGACAGCGTGGTGCTCGCCGGCGAGCTGGCCGGTGCCGGCGTGGATCTGGTCGACGCCTCCTCCGGAGGCGTACGCCAGGACGCCCGCATCCCGCTCGGCCCCGGCTACCAGGTGCCGCTGGCCGCCCGCATCCGCCGCGAGGCCGGCGTGCCGACCGGCGCGGTCGGCCTGATCGTCGAGCCGGAGCAGGCCGAGCAGATCGTCGCCGGCGGCGAGGCCGACCTGGTGCTGCTCGGCCGGGAGCTGCTGCGCGACCCGTACTGGCCGCGCCGAGCCGCCGCCAAGCTCGGCGTCGCGTACACCGGGCCCGCCCAGTACGCCCGCGCCGCCTGA
- a CDS encoding dicarboxylate/amino acid:cation symporter, whose translation MRKIPFSVQILLGLVLGVALGFLARTNDLSWLTSTLHTVGGLFIQLLKLAVPPLVFTAIVVSVVSLRGVANAARLALKTLMWFGITALISVAIGIGLGLVTNPGRGVTLDLGGAAPPKNTGSWTDFLTGIVPTNPVGAFVEGNVLQIVFLALVVGAAALLVGDAAEPFVALNRSLLEIVQKALWWVIRLAPIGTLGLIGNAVASYGWDLLAPLAKFTTAVYVGCAIVLFVVYPLVLIFAGRLNPLRFFAGAWPAIELAFVSRSSVGTMPVTQRSVERLGVPREYASFAVPFGATTKMDGCAAIYPALAAIFVAQVFGVHLGVTDYLLIAFVSVVGSAATAGLTGAIVMLTLTLSTLGLPLAGAGLLLAIDPILDMVRTATNVAGQALVPTVVAAREGTLDRAAYESAGRRDLTDPEPVADSRPDRRDELSPVPA comes from the coding sequence CTGCGCAAGATTCCCTTCTCCGTGCAGATCCTGCTCGGCCTCGTGCTCGGCGTGGCGCTCGGCTTCCTGGCCCGCACCAACGACCTGAGCTGGCTGACCAGCACCCTGCACACCGTCGGCGGCCTCTTCATCCAGCTGCTCAAGCTGGCCGTGCCGCCCCTGGTCTTCACCGCCATCGTGGTCAGCGTCGTCAGCCTGCGGGGCGTGGCCAACGCCGCCCGGCTCGCGCTGAAGACCCTGATGTGGTTCGGCATCACCGCACTGATCTCGGTCGCCATCGGCATCGGCCTCGGCCTGGTCACCAACCCGGGCAGGGGCGTGACCCTCGACCTGGGCGGCGCGGCGCCGCCGAAGAACACCGGCTCGTGGACGGACTTCCTCACCGGCATCGTGCCCACCAACCCGGTCGGGGCGTTCGTCGAGGGCAACGTGCTCCAGATCGTCTTCCTCGCCCTCGTGGTCGGCGCCGCGGCGCTGCTGGTGGGCGACGCCGCCGAGCCGTTCGTGGCGCTGAACCGCTCGCTGCTGGAGATCGTCCAGAAGGCGCTCTGGTGGGTCATCCGGCTCGCCCCGATCGGCACCCTCGGCCTGATCGGCAACGCCGTCGCCTCGTACGGCTGGGACCTGCTGGCCCCCCTCGCGAAGTTCACCACCGCCGTCTACGTCGGCTGCGCCATCGTGCTGTTCGTGGTCTACCCGCTGGTGCTGATCTTCGCTGGCCGGCTCAACCCGCTGCGCTTCTTCGCCGGTGCCTGGCCGGCGATCGAGCTGGCCTTCGTGTCCCGCTCCTCGGTCGGCACCATGCCGGTGACCCAGCGCTCCGTCGAGCGGCTCGGCGTGCCCCGCGAGTACGCCTCGTTCGCGGTGCCGTTCGGCGCCACCACGAAGATGGACGGCTGCGCCGCGATCTACCCCGCACTGGCCGCGATCTTCGTGGCGCAGGTGTTCGGCGTGCACCTCGGCGTCACCGACTACCTGCTGATCGCCTTCGTCTCGGTGGTCGGCTCGGCGGCCACCGCCGGCCTGACCGGCGCGATCGTGATGCTCACCCTCACCCTGAGCACGCTGGGCCTGCCGCTGGCCGGCGCCGGCCTGCTGCTGGCCATCGACCCGATCCTGGACATGGTCCGTACGGCCACCAACGTGGCCGGGCAGGCGCTGGTGCCGACCGTGGTCGCCGCCCGCGAGGGCACCCTCGACCGGGCCGCGTACGAATCCGCCGGCCGGCGGGACCTGACCGACCCGGAGCCGGTCGCGGACAGCCGGCCCGACCGGCGGGACGAACTGAGCCCCGTCCCCGCCTGA
- a CDS encoding DUF998 domain-containing protein, with the protein MADPGRRGTWTAPAGRADVARRVAGWAAAGFGLVGAVAVTVAVVAGPGPGLTGYVSEAGIADSGHAVTYRFGILAMAGSLLLLAAALPPGVRAAPALLAAGAVCTALSGAVTCSAGCPLPPFERATVADLAHGGASIAATASVVFAMVALAVAGPVDRAVRRLSAGAAALSLPLCATAGLGLLVIGRGTVVGVLERLILALAILWGLATATTLARR; encoded by the coding sequence GTGGCTGACCCGGGTCGGCGTGGCACCTGGACCGCGCCGGCAGGCCGGGCGGACGTCGCGCGCCGGGTCGCCGGGTGGGCGGCCGCCGGCTTCGGACTGGTCGGTGCGGTAGCGGTGACGGTCGCGGTGGTCGCCGGTCCCGGTCCAGGGCTCACCGGGTACGTCAGCGAGGCGGGCATCGCCGACAGCGGCCACGCGGTGACGTACCGCTTCGGGATCCTCGCGATGGCCGGCTCGCTGCTGCTGCTCGCCGCGGCGCTGCCCCCCGGGGTGCGGGCGGCGCCGGCGCTGCTCGCCGCCGGCGCCGTGTGCACCGCGCTGTCCGGGGCTGTCACCTGCTCGGCCGGCTGCCCGCTGCCGCCGTTCGAGCGCGCCACGGTGGCGGACCTGGCGCACGGCGGCGCGAGCATCGCGGCGACCGCGTCGGTGGTGTTCGCCATGGTCGCGCTCGCCGTGGCCGGCCCGGTCGACCGGGCGGTACGCCGGCTGTCCGCCGGGGCCGCCGCGCTGAGTCTCCCGCTGTGCGCCACGGCGGGGCTGGGCCTGCTCGTCATCGGTCGGGGCACCGTGGTGGGCGTGCTGGAGCGGCTGATCCTCGCGCTGGCGATCCTGTGGGGCCTCGCCACCGCCACCACCCTGGCCCGCAGGTAA